A genomic region of Marinobacter sp. NP-4(2019) contains the following coding sequences:
- a CDS encoding FimV/HubP family polar landmark protein: MKVRKLAVALALAGGLGSGVAQALGLGEIELQSYLNEPLDADINLRKSQGVDPDDVFVNIASENDYQRVGIDRNHFLTKLQFEVTTGSDGSLIVNVSSREPLREPYLNFLLEVTWPSGRLMREYSVLVDPPVYAEESGIQEQVAAPSTSQTSTPDTTSPRTAPSTEQGAAGRVTQRTAGSPRTLGPTNSSDTLWKIAERVRPDDGVSMQQVMLAIQDLNPDAFIGDNINRLKRGEVLRIPDRDQIQSRSRAEANRQVAVQNNEFSSPTRTVDATEPRAPDAEVSGPESAGGDELRLIAADDSGSRDSEEGGSAGGDGQTAGGVDAGSAVAMEELESARRENQELNSRVEDLQDQVETLQRLLELKNSQLADMQQMGGEDDAPVAEQEAGDDAMEDESMAAAEQPSAQDDAEQPGEGGPEVAGGEPGTTAGTGESAEEIASAGDATDADGAEPGEETADSAADMAIADDGETTADEDLVASEEADMAGEETSPAVDGGAPQTETQPSGSQPDAGEETAGQPAAPAQESAKGFPANIIDAITNNTMYQIALGGGLILLLLLLLLLARRNANREKAFYDQLNGEEGEADSIDLSLEDEDAAGASADDPMTEAESYLAYGQTDKAVQTLETAISREPSRTDLRLMLLGVYADAQDRDSFDKQFREVEALEDDSATREAVALREKLEEAEAMPSIDDLESQLRSDSFGREEDASVEESLAADDDAELTDETRSDQAESGQPEQAADEFEDLDVDFSDLELTESSDEEKKAEAESDNSMIEYDLSGLEDSAEDAVPETGSSESEETFDFDLEESADASDDLSDELSLEDFESLDADLTADDSSEQEELPSFEESKETTDQEGEGLGDLDESFLDELDAELDKVAGESEDDESLTGEESALDDLELDVSDEDLALMEEFADSGDTEEPQETTPELDEELDLEDSLMDKEGETPEEQASAEESLEAFEGQEEELPDLGEADKVAPEEPSSETDLEPPVASDSLDSGARKSAVDDIDESDLGDDDDFDFLAGTDEAATKLDLARAYIEMGDVDGARDILEEVALEGDDDQKAEAQDLLKNLS, translated from the coding sequence ATGAAGGTACGCAAGCTTGCGGTTGCCCTGGCTCTGGCGGGAGGGCTCGGTTCCGGTGTCGCACAGGCCCTGGGGCTGGGTGAAATTGAACTGCAGTCCTATCTCAATGAGCCTCTGGACGCGGATATCAATCTGCGTAAAAGCCAGGGAGTTGATCCTGACGATGTGTTCGTCAATATCGCCTCTGAAAACGATTACCAGAGAGTGGGTATTGATCGGAACCATTTCCTTACCAAACTTCAGTTTGAGGTCACGACCGGCAGCGACGGCAGCCTGATCGTTAATGTGTCCTCCAGGGAGCCTCTCCGGGAGCCGTATCTTAATTTCCTGCTGGAAGTGACCTGGCCAAGCGGTCGCCTGATGCGCGAGTACTCGGTGCTGGTAGATCCACCTGTGTACGCTGAAGAGTCGGGAATTCAGGAGCAGGTTGCTGCCCCGTCCACTAGCCAGACATCGACGCCCGACACAACCAGTCCCCGGACAGCGCCAAGTACCGAACAGGGAGCCGCCGGCCGTGTAACCCAGCGAACTGCGGGCAGCCCTCGTACCCTCGGGCCTACCAACTCGTCCGATACGCTCTGGAAAATCGCAGAACGTGTCCGTCCGGATGACGGCGTATCCATGCAGCAGGTCATGCTCGCCATTCAGGATCTCAATCCCGATGCTTTTATTGGCGACAACATTAACCGTCTCAAGCGTGGTGAAGTCCTCAGAATTCCGGATCGGGATCAGATCCAGAGTCGCAGTCGTGCCGAGGCCAATCGCCAGGTCGCGGTCCAGAACAACGAATTTTCCAGTCCCACCCGAACCGTTGATGCGACCGAGCCGCGTGCTCCTGACGCAGAAGTGTCAGGTCCTGAAAGTGCTGGCGGTGATGAACTCCGCCTGATTGCAGCCGATGACTCCGGCAGCCGCGATAGCGAGGAAGGTGGTTCCGCTGGTGGTGATGGTCAGACGGCCGGTGGTGTTGATGCCGGGTCCGCTGTGGCCATGGAGGAACTTGAAAGCGCCCGTCGGGAGAATCAGGAGCTGAACAGCCGCGTTGAAGACCTGCAGGATCAGGTGGAAACCCTGCAGCGGTTGCTCGAATTGAAGAACAGTCAGCTCGCTGACATGCAACAGATGGGGGGCGAGGATGACGCCCCGGTTGCAGAGCAGGAGGCGGGAGATGACGCCATGGAGGACGAGTCCATGGCAGCCGCTGAGCAGCCTTCCGCTCAGGACGACGCGGAGCAGCCGGGCGAGGGCGGTCCGGAAGTCGCAGGTGGTGAGCCAGGTACCACAGCCGGTACTGGTGAGAGTGCTGAAGAGATCGCCAGTGCCGGGGACGCAACCGATGCTGATGGGGCTGAGCCCGGAGAGGAAACCGCCGATTCCGCTGCTGATATGGCTATCGCCGACGATGGCGAGACTACTGCTGATGAGGACTTGGTCGCCAGCGAGGAAGCTGATATGGCCGGCGAGGAAACATCACCTGCAGTGGATGGTGGAGCGCCGCAGACCGAAACGCAGCCATCGGGCTCTCAGCCAGATGCTGGCGAGGAAACTGCCGGGCAACCGGCTGCGCCGGCGCAAGAATCAGCCAAAGGTTTTCCCGCGAATATCATTGATGCGATTACCAATAACACGATGTATCAAATTGCCCTCGGGGGCGGTCTGATCCTGCTGTTGTTGTTACTGCTTCTTTTAGCCCGTCGCAACGCCAATCGCGAGAAAGCATTTTATGATCAGCTGAACGGCGAAGAGGGGGAGGCTGACTCGATTGATCTGAGCCTTGAAGACGAAGATGCCGCCGGGGCATCCGCAGATGACCCGATGACGGAGGCAGAATCCTACCTTGCCTACGGCCAGACAGATAAGGCTGTCCAGACACTGGAAACGGCCATTTCCCGTGAACCCAGCCGGACCGATCTGAGGCTGATGTTGCTGGGCGTGTATGCTGACGCTCAGGATCGGGACTCCTTTGATAAGCAGTTCCGGGAAGTTGAGGCGCTTGAGGATGACAGCGCTACCAGGGAAGCCGTTGCACTGCGTGAAAAGCTGGAAGAAGCGGAAGCGATGCCCAGCATCGATGATCTGGAATCCCAGTTGCGCTCTGACTCCTTTGGGCGGGAAGAGGACGCAAGCGTGGAAGAGTCCCTGGCAGCGGACGACGATGCGGAGTTGACCGATGAAACTCGCAGCGATCAGGCGGAATCCGGTCAGCCGGAACAAGCCGCGGACGAGTTTGAGGATCTGGACGTTGATTTCTCCGACCTCGAATTAACCGAGTCGTCGGACGAAGAAAAAAAAGCCGAGGCTGAATCCGACAATAGCATGATCGAATACGACCTGTCTGGTCTGGAAGATTCTGCCGAGGATGCAGTTCCCGAGACTGGGAGTAGCGAGTCGGAAGAGACGTTCGATTTTGACCTTGAGGAGTCCGCCGACGCTTCCGACGATTTGTCCGACGAGTTATCTCTGGAGGATTTTGAAAGTCTTGATGCCGATCTCACCGCGGATGACTCTTCAGAGCAGGAGGAGTTGCCCTCCTTTGAGGAGAGCAAAGAGACGACAGACCAGGAAGGCGAGGGGCTTGGAGACCTTGACGAGTCGTTCCTGGATGAGCTGGACGCAGAGCTTGATAAGGTTGCTGGCGAGTCCGAGGATGATGAGTCCCTGACCGGTGAGGAATCAGCCCTGGACGATCTGGAGCTGGACGTCTCCGATGAGGATCTGGCGTTGATGGAAGAGTTTGCGGATTCCGGGGATACCGAGGAACCCCAGGAGACCACCCCGGAGCTTGATGAGGAGCTTGACCTGGAGGATTCGCTGATGGATAAGGAAGGTGAGACGCCGGAGGAGCAGGCCTCCGCTGAAGAAAGCCTTGAGGCCTTCGAAGGTCAGGAAGAGGAGTTGCCGGACCTTGGCGAAGCTGACAAAGTCGCCCCGGAGGAACCTTCATCCGAAACTGACCTGGAGCCACCTGTAGCCTCTGATTCTCTGGATTCAGGCGCCCGGAAATCAGCCGTTGACGACATTGATGAGTCCGATCTCGGTGACGATGACGATTTTGATTTCCTTGCCGGTACCGATGAAGCAGCCACCAAGCTTGATCTGGCCAGGGCCTATATCGAGATGGGAGATGTGGACGGTGCCCGCGATATCCTCGAAGAAGTGGCACTGGAAGGCGATGATGATCAGAAGGCCGAGGCGCAGGATCTCCTTAAAAATCTGTCCTGA
- the asd gene encoding aspartate-semialdehyde dehydrogenase, which produces MKRVGLIGWRGMVGSVLMQRMREENDFADIEPVFFTTSQAGKPAPDVGKEGVPPLQDAFDIDILKTMDVIVTCQGGDYTGEVYQKLRDAGWEGYWIDAASTLRMVDHSVIVLDPVNRNVIDEALDKGVKDYIGGNCTVSLMMLALGGLLEQDLIEWVSPMTYQAASGSGAQNMRELLNQMGELNNSVKSELEDPSSAILDIDRKVTETMRSDGFPTEHFQVPLAGSLIPFIDKQLDNGMSKEEWKAGVETNKILGRSDNPIPIDGICVRIGAMRSHSQALTIKLKKDLPVSEIESILAKANDWVKVIPNDRDATIEELTPAKVTGTLSVPIGRIRKLTMGPEYISAFTVGDQLLWGAAEPLRRMLRILQER; this is translated from the coding sequence ATGAAGCGAGTTGGACTTATTGGCTGGCGTGGCATGGTGGGTTCTGTCCTCATGCAACGCATGCGTGAAGAAAACGATTTCGCGGATATCGAACCGGTATTCTTTACCACATCCCAGGCCGGAAAGCCGGCACCGGACGTGGGTAAGGAAGGCGTTCCTCCCCTGCAGGACGCGTTTGATATCGATATCCTTAAAACCATGGATGTCATCGTCACCTGTCAGGGCGGCGATTACACCGGCGAGGTCTACCAGAAACTGCGTGACGCAGGTTGGGAAGGCTACTGGATCGATGCGGCATCCACATTGCGGATGGTTGATCATTCCGTGATTGTTCTGGATCCGGTCAATCGCAACGTTATTGACGAAGCTCTGGACAAGGGCGTCAAGGACTACATCGGCGGTAACTGCACCGTGAGCCTGATGATGCTGGCCCTGGGCGGTTTGCTGGAGCAGGACCTGATCGAGTGGGTATCGCCGATGACCTATCAGGCGGCTTCCGGTTCCGGTGCGCAGAACATGCGGGAGCTGCTCAACCAGATGGGTGAGCTGAACAACAGCGTCAAGAGCGAACTGGAAGATCCGTCATCCGCGATTCTGGACATTGACCGCAAGGTGACTGAAACCATGCGCTCCGACGGCTTCCCGACCGAGCACTTCCAAGTGCCCCTGGCCGGTAGCCTGATTCCGTTTATCGACAAGCAGCTCGATAATGGCATGAGCAAGGAAGAGTGGAAAGCGGGCGTCGAGACCAACAAGATTCTGGGTCGTTCAGACAACCCGATTCCCATCGATGGTATCTGTGTCCGGATTGGCGCCATGCGTTCTCACAGCCAGGCGCTGACTATCAAGCTGAAGAAAGACCTGCCGGTTTCCGAGATTGAGTCCATCCTGGCGAAGGCCAACGACTGGGTGAAAGTCATTCCCAATGACCGCGACGCGACCATTGAGGAACTGACTCCGGCGAAGGTGACAGGCACCCTGAGCGTGCCGATCGGTCGTATCCGCAAGCTGACCATGGGGCCGGAATATATTTCCGCGTTTACCGTGGGCGATCAGCTGCTGTGGGGCGCCGCCGAACCGCTGCGCAGGATGCTCCGGATCCTCCAGGAGCGCTGA
- the leuB gene encoding 3-isopropylmalate dehydrogenase — translation MSRTVLMLPGDGIGPEIVAEAEKVLHKINEKFELGLTFESGLVGGAAIDETDSPLPDDTLDKARKADAIVLGAVGGPKWDSLPMAKRPEKGLLGLRSNLELFANLRPAILYPQLASASSLKPEVVSGLDIMIVRELTGGIYFGQPRGVRELESGERQGYNTYAYTESEIRRIGRVAFEAAQQRGKKLCSVDKANVLEVTVLWREIMNDLRREYPDVELSHMYVDNAAMQLVRAPKQFDVIVTGNMFGDILSDEAAMLTGSIGMLPSASLNSEKQGMYEPCHGSAPDIAGQGVANPLATILSAAMMLRYSLGEEKAADNIEAAVSKVLDQGLRTADIMSEGAKKVSTREMGEAVLAAL, via the coding sequence ATGTCCAGAACTGTATTAATGCTGCCAGGTGATGGCATCGGCCCGGAAATCGTTGCGGAAGCCGAGAAAGTGCTTCACAAGATCAATGAAAAATTTGAACTGGGTCTGACCTTTGAGTCCGGGCTGGTCGGTGGTGCGGCCATCGATGAAACAGACAGTCCGCTGCCCGATGACACTCTGGATAAAGCCCGCAAGGCAGATGCGATTGTGCTTGGCGCCGTGGGTGGCCCGAAGTGGGACAGCCTGCCAATGGCCAAGCGTCCGGAGAAGGGGCTGCTGGGGTTGCGCTCCAATCTCGAGTTGTTTGCCAACCTTCGTCCGGCCATTCTCTACCCGCAACTTGCATCGGCGTCTTCGCTGAAGCCGGAAGTGGTCTCAGGTCTGGATATCATGATTGTTCGGGAGTTGACGGGCGGTATCTATTTCGGCCAGCCAAGGGGCGTGCGTGAGCTGGAAAGTGGTGAGCGCCAGGGTTACAACACATACGCCTACACCGAATCGGAAATCCGTCGTATCGGTCGGGTAGCCTTTGAAGCAGCCCAGCAGCGTGGCAAAAAGCTGTGCTCCGTGGACAAGGCCAACGTACTGGAAGTGACGGTCCTGTGGCGGGAAATAATGAATGACCTGCGGCGGGAGTATCCGGACGTTGAGCTGTCTCACATGTACGTTGATAACGCGGCCATGCAGCTGGTTCGTGCCCCCAAACAATTCGATGTGATTGTGACTGGCAACATGTTTGGTGATATTCTTTCGGACGAAGCGGCTATGCTCACCGGCTCGATTGGCATGTTGCCATCGGCGTCGCTGAACTCCGAAAAGCAGGGCATGTACGAGCCTTGTCACGGTTCGGCGCCGGATATTGCCGGTCAGGGCGTGGCGAATCCGCTGGCCACAATCCTCAGTGCTGCGATGATGCTGCGATACAGCCTGGGCGAGGAAAAAGCCGCAGATAACATTGAGGCGGCGGTCAGCAAGGTACTGGACCAGGGGCTTCGCACCGCGGACATTATGTCCGAAGGGGCGAAAAAAGTGTCCACCCGGGAAATGGGTGAGGCGGTTCTGGCGGCTCTGTAA
- the leuD gene encoding 3-isopropylmalate dehydratase small subunit: MRAFTQHQGIVAPMDRSNVDTDMIIPKQFLKSIKRTGFGPNLFDELRYLDEGKPDQDCSQRPINPDFVLNQDRYKNASVLLARANFGCGSSREHAPWALDDYGFRVIIAPSFADIFYNNCFKNGLLPIVLEEQVVDQLFQEAEAQEGYQLAVDLEAKTVTTPSGESFSFEVDDFRRHCLLNGLDDIGVTLEDAELIRSYEESRRKTAPWLFNAGN, encoded by the coding sequence ATGCGCGCATTTACGCAACACCAGGGCATTGTCGCCCCCATGGACCGTTCCAATGTGGATACGGACATGATTATTCCCAAGCAGTTTCTGAAATCCATCAAGCGCACGGGGTTCGGGCCGAACCTGTTCGACGAACTGCGCTATCTGGATGAAGGCAAGCCGGACCAGGACTGTTCCCAGCGGCCGATCAATCCGGACTTCGTGCTGAACCAGGACCGGTACAAAAACGCCAGCGTGCTTCTGGCCCGTGCCAACTTCGGTTGCGGTTCCAGCCGGGAACACGCCCCCTGGGCACTGGATGATTATGGTTTTCGGGTGATTATCGCGCCCAGCTTTGCCGATATTTTCTACAACAACTGCTTTAAGAATGGTCTGTTGCCTATTGTTTTGGAAGAACAAGTGGTTGATCAACTTTTCCAGGAAGCCGAGGCGCAGGAAGGTTATCAACTGGCGGTGGACCTTGAGGCGAAAACCGTGACGACGCCGTCCGGGGAGTCCTTCAGTTTCGAGGTGGACGATTTCCGTCGGCACTGTCTGCTTAACGGGTTGGACGACATCGGTGTCACGCTGGAAGATGCGGAATTGATCAGGTCCTATGAAGAGAGCCGCCGGAAAACCGCTCCCTGGTTGTTTAATGCCGGTAATTGA
- the leuC gene encoding 3-isopropylmalate dehydratase large subunit has product MAGKTLYDKLWDDHLVKQRDDGSALIYIDRQLLHEVTSPQAFEGLRLAGRKPWRIDANIATPDHNVPTTDRDRGVEGIVDPVSRIQVETLDKNCDEFGILEFKIKDQRQGIVHVIGPEQGATLPGMSIVCGDSHTSTHGAFGCLAHGIGTSEVEHVLATQCLVQQKMKNMLVRVNGKLGPGVTGKDVVLAIIGKIGTAGGTGYAIEFGGEAIQGLSMEARMTICNMAIEAGARVGMVGVDDTTINYVKDRPFSPKGEQWEAAVDYWRTLHSDHDAEFDKIVELDGSAIKPQVSWGTSPEMVAGVDGNVPDPEKEADPIKREGIVRALKYMGLQPNMPITDIKLDRVFIGSCTNSRIEDLREAAAVVKGRKVSPTLKQAMVVPGSGLVKAQAEQEGLDKIFIEAGLEWRDPGCSMCLAMNADKLGQGEHCASTSNRNFEGRQGFGGRTHLVSPAMAAAAAVTGHFIDVRELMH; this is encoded by the coding sequence ATGGCGGGCAAGACCTTATACGACAAATTGTGGGACGACCATCTCGTCAAACAGCGGGACGACGGCTCCGCATTGATTTATATCGACCGGCAGTTGCTTCACGAAGTGACGTCGCCCCAGGCCTTTGAAGGTCTGCGCCTGGCCGGCCGTAAGCCGTGGCGGATTGATGCCAACATTGCTACACCGGATCACAACGTGCCAACAACCGACCGTGACCGGGGCGTTGAAGGCATAGTGGACCCGGTGTCCCGCATACAGGTCGAAACCCTCGACAAGAACTGCGATGAGTTCGGCATCCTCGAATTCAAAATCAAGGACCAGCGCCAGGGAATTGTCCACGTTATTGGTCCGGAGCAGGGTGCCACTCTGCCGGGTATGTCCATTGTCTGTGGTGACTCCCACACCTCCACCCATGGGGCCTTCGGCTGTCTCGCCCACGGTATTGGCACCTCGGAAGTGGAGCATGTGTTGGCCACCCAGTGCCTGGTCCAGCAAAAGATGAAAAACATGCTGGTCAGGGTGAACGGCAAGCTTGGGCCCGGCGTTACCGGTAAAGATGTCGTACTGGCCATTATTGGAAAAATTGGTACCGCAGGTGGTACCGGGTACGCTATCGAGTTCGGCGGAGAAGCCATTCAGGGGCTGAGCATGGAAGCCCGCATGACCATCTGCAACATGGCCATCGAGGCCGGTGCTCGTGTTGGCATGGTGGGCGTGGATGATACCACCATCAATTACGTAAAGGACCGCCCGTTCTCGCCCAAAGGCGAGCAGTGGGAAGCCGCCGTTGACTACTGGCGTACCTTGCATAGTGACCATGACGCAGAGTTTGACAAAATTGTGGAGCTTGATGGTTCCGCTATCAAGCCGCAGGTCAGTTGGGGCACCTCGCCGGAAATGGTGGCCGGTGTGGATGGCAATGTACCCGACCCCGAGAAAGAAGCGGATCCCATCAAGCGTGAAGGCATTGTCCGTGCGCTCAAGTATATGGGGCTTCAGCCGAACATGCCCATTACCGATATCAAGCTGGATCGTGTGTTTATTGGCTCCTGCACCAATAGCCGCATCGAGGATCTCCGTGAAGCGGCAGCGGTAGTGAAGGGGCGCAAGGTGTCCCCGACGCTCAAGCAGGCAATGGTGGTGCCCGGATCCGGACTGGTGAAAGCTCAGGCAGAACAGGAAGGTCTGGACAAGATCTTCATCGAGGCTGGTCTGGAGTGGCGCGATCCGGGCTGTTCCATGTGTCTGGCTATGAACGCCGACAAACTGGGGCAGGGCGAGCATTGTGCATCCACCTCAAACCGGAACTTTGAAGGCCGTCAGGGCTTTGGTGGTCGGACCCACCTGGTCAGCCCGGCCATGGCCGCGGCGGCGGCTGTCACCGGCCACTTCATTGATGTCCGCGAATTGATGCACTGA
- a CDS encoding LysR family transcriptional regulator produces the protein MDSNSLRAFITIVDQGSFSEAAEILHLTQPAISKRLAALENQLGTSLIDRSHRQIRLTDAGARLLPHARKILDEIHNARVALSPDSGQVEGELQIIASHHIGLHHLPNWLRRFTREYPDVSWKLQFMESDAAYEQMRKRNAELAFVTLSDSMEGNFMVYEQWPDPMAFVVGPEHPLAGLESPGLQDLAAHPALLPDTTTATYRVVSRLFLEANLPLHPQMPTNYLETIKMMTSVGLGWSVLPVSMMDNSVHRLDIGFPVTRVLGAVGLSGRQLSNAAKALLEVVKAEEDI, from the coding sequence ATGGACTCCAATTCTTTAAGGGCATTTATAACAATCGTTGATCAGGGCTCATTTTCTGAAGCCGCTGAAATCCTCCATCTGACTCAGCCTGCTATTTCCAAACGCTTGGCGGCTCTCGAAAACCAGCTCGGCACTTCACTGATTGATCGCAGTCACCGTCAGATTCGGCTCACCGACGCCGGTGCGAGGTTGCTCCCCCATGCCCGCAAGATTCTCGATGAGATTCATAATGCCCGGGTGGCGCTGTCGCCGGATTCCGGACAGGTAGAAGGCGAACTGCAGATCATCGCCAGCCACCATATCGGGCTCCATCACCTGCCAAACTGGCTGCGCCGGTTTACCCGTGAATATCCAGATGTGTCATGGAAGCTGCAGTTCATGGAATCGGATGCGGCCTACGAGCAGATGCGCAAACGCAATGCGGAGCTGGCCTTTGTCACACTTAGTGACAGTATGGAAGGAAATTTCATGGTATACGAACAATGGCCCGATCCCATGGCGTTTGTGGTCGGGCCTGAACACCCACTGGCGGGGCTTGAATCTCCCGGGTTGCAGGATCTCGCGGCGCATCCGGCATTGCTGCCTGACACCACGACGGCAACCTATCGGGTCGTCAGCCGCCTGTTCCTGGAGGCCAATTTGCCCCTGCATCCACAGATGCCAACCAATTATCTTGAAACCATCAAGATGATGACCAGTGTCGGGCTTGGCTGGAGCGTTCTGCCAGTGAGCATGATGGATAACAGCGTCCATCGCCTGGACATCGGGTTTCCGGTCACGCGGGTACTCGGTGCCGTCGGTCTTTCCGGTCGTCAGCTCAGCAATGCCGCCAAGGCTCTGCTTGAGGTGGTCAAAGCCGAGGAAGACATCTGA
- a CDS encoding PilT/PilU family type 4a pilus ATPase — MGFDDYLKILAKNDGSDLYLSTGAPPCAKFHGTLKPIDRTPLAPGAIKDIAYQIMDDEQVSEFEQELEMNLAYSIRNVGRFRVNIFRQRNEISIVARNIVTEIPNADDLGLPPVLKDVMMAKRGLVLFVGATGSGKSTSLAALIDYRNSNSSGHIITIEDPVEYIHRHKKCIVNQREVGVDTRSFHKALKNTLRQAPDVILIGEIRDRETMEHALAFAETGHLCISTLHANNANQALDRIINFFPEERRPQLLMDLAMNLKAFVSQRLVPTVDKKRCAAIEILLGTPTISELILRGELDSIKEIMEKSANIGMQTFDLALFNLWKEGKVSEEEALKNADSANNLRLKIKLHGQDGESGKSAGPTGSGLSLQIEEDEEDEPE; from the coding sequence ATGGGATTTGATGATTATCTGAAAATTTTGGCCAAGAATGATGGCTCTGACCTTTACCTGAGTACCGGCGCACCGCCCTGCGCCAAGTTTCATGGCACGCTGAAGCCAATCGACCGAACACCCCTTGCCCCGGGGGCGATCAAGGACATTGCCTACCAGATCATGGATGATGAGCAGGTGTCGGAGTTTGAACAGGAACTCGAGATGAACCTGGCCTACAGCATCCGCAATGTCGGGCGCTTCCGGGTTAATATCTTCCGTCAACGCAATGAAATCTCCATCGTTGCCCGGAACATTGTCACCGAAATCCCCAATGCCGATGATCTGGGGCTGCCGCCCGTACTGAAAGATGTAATGATGGCAAAGCGAGGCCTGGTGCTGTTTGTCGGCGCTACCGGCTCCGGTAAATCGACCTCTCTGGCGGCCCTGATCGATTACCGGAACTCCAATTCCTCGGGCCACATCATCACCATTGAAGACCCCGTTGAGTACATCCATCGTCACAAGAAATGCATTGTGAACCAGCGGGAAGTCGGCGTGGACACCCGGAGCTTTCACAAGGCGCTGAAAAACACCCTGCGCCAGGCTCCCGATGTCATTCTGATTGGTGAGATCCGTGACCGGGAAACCATGGAGCATGCCCTCGCCTTCGCCGAAACCGGTCACCTGTGTATTTCCACCCTCCATGCCAACAACGCCAACCAGGCCCTGGACCGGATCATCAATTTCTTCCCGGAGGAACGGCGCCCCCAACTGCTGATGGATCTGGCCATGAACCTGAAGGCCTTTGTATCCCAGCGGCTGGTACCCACGGTCGACAAGAAGCGCTGTGCCGCTATCGAAATCCTGCTGGGTACGCCGACCATTTCCGAACTTATCCTTCGCGGAGAGTTGGATAGCATCAAGGAAATCATGGAAAAGTCGGCCAACATAGGCATGCAGACCTTCGATCTGGCCCTGTTCAACCTGTGGAAAGAAGGCAAGGTTTCCGAGGAGGAAGCACTGAAGAACGCGGATTCCGCCAACAACCTTCGCCTGAAGATCAAGCTTCACGGCCAGGATGGCGAATCCGGCAAGTCGGCCGGACCGACCGGAAGCGGGCTCTCACTGCAGATCGAGGAAGACGAAGAAGACGAGCCGGAATAA